The Oncorhynchus nerka isolate Pitt River linkage group LG24, Oner_Uvic_2.0, whole genome shotgun sequence genome has a window encoding:
- the LOC115108458 gene encoding kininogen-like: MKLGVRLCVLVISLQLWALGQRQELELEQVLVFCDDKDVEAAVDLALVKYNEKLPYGNQLALYQILEASTAQSDSGTQYFVEFNGRVTDCPAGGNKVWRDCDYLSTGNQVPSPCNATVHMTETDKEVLAVFCDPVVEAPVVAERSTCLGCPREIDVDSEDLKAPVTYSITRFNADSDSSHHFVLNSVGFATRQVVAGFRYRLMFDMRKSNCSKADHKELNDECHPDAEDVELAHCNSTVDVAPWRHETAEANVECAPGPLQNFEVFRRRPPGWSPLRNFNNFAEATPASTASAKEESLEESQELSLTAVTTASRDPEPAMPPITTAESPFHCPSKPWTQLVPLTIPSPAQEKSTTPPTVVEGCFSDLDLLGKK, translated from the exons ATGAAGCTGGGAGTGAGGCTATGTGTGCTGGTGATCTCTCTCCAGCTTTGGGCTCTAGGACAGAGGCAGGAGCTTGAGCTAGAGCAGGTCCTTGTGTTCTGTGATGACAAAGACGTGGAGGCAGCTGTGGACTTGGCCCTTGTCAAGTACAATGAGAAGCTTCCTTATGGAAATCAACTAGCACTCTACCAGATTCTGGAGGCCTCAACG GCTCAGAGTGACTCAGGcactcagtactttgtggaaTTCAATGGCAGGGTCACTGACTGTCCAGCAGGGGGAAACAAAGTCTGGAGAGACTGTGACTACCTCTCAACTGGGAACCAG GTGCCAAGCCCTTGTAATGCAACAGTCCACAtgacagagacagataaagaggtcCTGGCAGTTTTCTGTGACCCAGTTG tGGAGGCCCCTGTTGTTGCTGAACGGTCCACATGTCTGGGGTGTCCTAGGGAGATTGATGTGGACAGTGAGGACCTAAAGGCTCCTGTGACATACTCCATCACCAGGTTCAATGCGGATTCTGACTCCAGCCATCACTTCGTCCTGAACAGTGTTGGTTTTGCTACGAGACAG GTGGTTGCTGGATTCAGGTATAGACTGATGTTCGATATGAGGAAAAGCAATTGCTCCAAAGCGGACCACAAAGAGCTGAACGATGAATGTCATCCAGATGCTGAAGATGTG GAACTTGCTCACTGCAATTCTACAGTAGATGTGGCACCTTGGAGACATGAGACTGCAGAAGCAAATGTGGAATGTGCACCAGGTCCCCTTCAGAATTTT GAAGTCTTTAGAAGAAGGCCTCCTGGATGGTCTCCCTTGAGGAACTTCAACAATTTTGCCGAAGCAACTCCAGCCTCAACTGCTTCAGCGAAAGAGGAGTCTTTAGAAGAGTCTCAGGAGCTCAGCCTGACTGCTGTCACCACAGCTAGCAGAGACCCAGAGCCAGCCATGCCCCCCATCACTACTGCAGAGAGCCCTTTCCACTGCCCCTCCAAGCCCTGGACGCAGTTAGTCCCTCTAACAATCCCCAGCCCTGCACAGGAGAAAAGCACAACACCCCCGACAGTGGTAGAGGGGTGCTTTAGTGATTTAGACTTGCTGGGGAAAAAATAA
- the LOC115108459 gene encoding lysosome-associated membrane glycoprotein 3-like: MTEKLRNNMHRETILVLLVAIIMGNSLMTAALDQTIITTDESGLNNPEPTEQSSLPEKPVLQPKETTPVTGNYVLNDTAGKPCIKVSMGVEYIVIEKKKASYFNLDPSTTLATGRCGQKEAVLSLAIVGEGGYLDLTFEKEGNISYVSKVRANLAPSKGNKNYPGVIEHEKLFPTAADHSLKCNSQTEFHLAENLRVKLGPLQFQAFKLTNGKFGEEVECWADFNKRIFPIIIGATVVGLLLIAVLTFLIIWNKRRQAGYDRI, translated from the exons ATGACAGAGAAACTCAGAAACAACATGCATCGTGAAACAATACTTGTTCTACTGGTTGCGATCATAATGG GAAACAGCCTTATGACTGCTGCATTAGACCAGACCATCATCACCACAGATGAGTCTGGCCTAAACAACCCTGAGCCCACCGAGCAATCAAGCCTCCCAGAGAAGCCTGTTCTTCAGCCCAAAGAGACCACTCCTGTCACCGGAAACTATGTGCTGAATGACACCGCAGGCAAGCCATGCATCAAGGTCTCCATGGGAGTGGAGTACATAGTTATTGAGAAGAAG AAAGCTTCCTATTTCAACTTAGACCCTTCCACCACCCTCGCTACGGGTAGATGTGGTCAAAAAGAGGCTGTTCTTTCCCTGGCTATTGTAGGAGAGGGAGGCTATCTGGATCTCACCTTTGAAAAG GAAGGGAACATATCCTATGTGTCAAAGGTCAGAGCTAATTTGGCACCAAGCAAAG GAAATAAAAACTATCCTGGGGTGATAGAACATGAAAAGCTGTTCCCAACTGCCGCTGACCACAGCCTCAAGTGTAATTCTCAGACCGAGTTTCATCTGGCTGAAAACCTTCGAGTGAAGCTTGGGCCTCTTCAGTTCCAAGCCTTCAAACTCACCAATGGGAAGTTTGGAGAGG AGGTTGAGTGCTGGGCTGACTTCAACAAGAGGATCTTCCCCATCATTATTGGTGCCACGGTTGTGGGACTCCTCCTGATTGCTGTCCTGACCTTCCTGATCATCTGGAACAAACGTAGACAAGCTGGCTATGACAGGATCTGA
- the LOC115108456 gene encoding methylcrotonoyl-CoA carboxylase subunit alpha, mitochondrial-like isoform X4: MSQEGQKDHQGQQPPEPLPVHPAIIQKARKLIWTKGFVRFASIGQGRIEKVLIANRGEIACRVMRTAKKMGVRSVAVYSDADRHSMHVAMADEAYNIGPAASQQSYLSMEKVMEVAKRSGSHAVHPGYGFLSENTEFAEACKQEGIIFIGPPSSAIRDMGIKSTSKYIMSAAGVPIIEGYHGEDQSDEKLQAEAVRIGYPVMIKAVRGGGGKGMRIAHTAEDFHEQLESARREARKSFNDDVMLVEKFVEDPRHVEVQVFGDQHGNAVYLFERDCSVQRRHQKIIEEAPGPGISKDVRRKLGEAAVRAAKAVNYVGAGTVEFIMDAQHNFFFMEMNTRLQVEHPVSEMITGTDLVEWQLRVAAGERLPLLQEEIELMGHSFEARIYAEDPNNDFLPGAGPLLHLSIPLADECTRIETGVREGDEVSAHYDPMIAKLVVWGEDRSAALRKLRYCLRQYNIVGLNTNIDFLLSLSGHPEFEAGNVTTSFIPQHYEQLFPKPSPPSRATLCQAALGLLLRERASTRTFRDQSNDPFSPFASSNGRRVNILYSRNMTLQLGETNWRGSVPGVRGGGDRGTDIIPALLCERGEVPAQTGHLG; this comes from the exons atgtcacaggaaggccaaaaagatcatcaaggacaacaaccacccgagccactgcctgttcaccccgctatcatccagaaggcgag GAAATTGATATGGACCAAAGGATTTGTGCGGTTTGCCTCAATTG GGCAAGGCAGGATAGAAAAAGTCCTCATTGCCAACAGAGGAGAAATCGCCTGCCGTGTGATGCGAACAGCAAAGAAGATGGGTGTGCGCTCTGTGGCAGTATACAGTGATGCAGATCGTCATTCCATGCATGTGGCCATG GCAGATGAGGCCTATAACATTGGGCCAGCCGCGTCCCAGCAGAGTTACTTGTCCATGGAGAAAGTCATGGAGGTTGCCAAGAGATCTGGATCGCAT GCTGTCCACCCAGGATATGGCTTCCTGTCAGAGAACACAGAGTTTGCTGAGGCATGCAAACAGGAGGGTATCATCTTTATTGGCCCTCCATCATCTGCTATCAGAGACATGGGTATCAAAAG TACATCAAAATACATAATGTCAGCTGCGGGTGTTCCTATCATCGAGGGTTACCACGGAGAGGACCAATCGGATGAGAAGCTCCAAGCTGAGGCTGTCAGGATAGGCTACCCAGTGATGATAAAGGCTGTGCGTGGCGGGGGTGGTAAA GGAATGCGCATTGCACACACCGCTGAAGACTTCCATGAGCAGCTTGAGTCTGCGAGACGAGAGGCTCGCAAGTCCTTCAATGATGATGTCATGCTAGTGGAGAAATTTGTAGAGGACCCCAG acatgtggaggtccaGGTTTTTGGGGACCAGCATGGAAATGCTGTCTACCTGTTTGAGCGGGATTGCAGCGTGCAGAGAAGGCACCAGAAGATCATTGAGGAAGCACCAGGT CCTGGAATTAGCAAGGACGTGAGGCGGAAACTGGGTGAGGCAGCCGTGAGAGCAGCCAAAGCCGTCAACTATGTGGGAGCAG GCACTGTGGAGTTCATCATGGATGCACAGCACAACTTCTTCTTCATGGAGATGAACACGCGTCTGCAGGTGGAGCACCCTGTGTCTGAGATGATCACTGGTACTGACCTGGTGGAGTGGCAGCTCAGg GTGGCTGCAGGCGAGAGGCTGCCCCTCCTGCAGGAGGAGATAGAACTGATGGGCCATTCGTTTGAGGCCAGGATATACGCTGAGGACCCCAACAACGACTTCCTCCCTGGGGCAGGACCCCTCCTTcatctgtctatacccctggcaGACGAGTGCACACGCATCGAGACAGGCGTCAGGGAAG GAGATGAAGTGTCAGCCCACTACGACCCCATGATCGCTAAACTGGTGGTGTGGGGAGAGGACCGCTCTGCTGCTCTGAGGAAGCTCAGATACTGCTTACGTCAGTACAAC ATTGTAGGCCTCAACACCAATATTGACTTCCTGCTGAGTCTGTCTGGCCACCCAGAGTTTGAGGCAGGGAATGTGACCACCAGCTTCATCCCCCAGCACTATGAGCAGCTGTTCCCCAAGCCCAGCCCTCCCTCCAGGGCAACACTGTGTCAGGCTGCCCTGGGCCTGCTGCTCAGAGAGAGGGCCAGCACTCGAACCTTCAGAGACCAGTCCAACG ATCCCTTCTCTCCTTTTGCCTCCAGTAACGGCAGGAGGGTGAACATCCTATATAGTAGGAATATGACGCTCCAGCTGGGTGAAACTA ATTGGAGGGGAAGTGTTCCAGGTGTCaggggaggtggagacagagggacagacatcaTTCCTGCACTGCTCTGTGAACGGGGTGAAGTCCCGGCCCAAACTGGTCATCTTGGATAA
- the LOC115108456 gene encoding methylcrotonoyl-CoA carboxylase subunit alpha, mitochondrial-like isoform X1 has protein sequence MSQEGQKDHQGQQPPEPLPVHPAIIQKARKLIWTKGFVRFASIGQGRIEKVLIANRGEIACRVMRTAKKMGVRSVAVYSDADRHSMHVAMADEAYNIGPAASQQSYLSMEKVMEVAKRSGSHAVHPGYGFLSENTEFAEACKQEGIIFIGPPSSAIRDMGIKSTSKYIMSAAGVPIIEGYHGEDQSDEKLQAEAVRIGYPVMIKAVRGGGGKGMRIAHTAEDFHEQLESARREARKSFNDDVMLVEKFVEDPRHVEVQVFGDQHGNAVYLFERDCSVQRRHQKIIEEAPGPGISKDVRRKLGEAAVRAAKAVNYVGAGTVEFIMDAQHNFFFMEMNTRLQVEHPVSEMITGTDLVEWQLRVAAGERLPLLQEEIELMGHSFEARIYAEDPNNDFLPGAGPLLHLSIPLADECTRIETGVREGDEVSAHYDPMIAKLVVWGEDRSAALRKLRYCLRQYNIVGLNTNIDFLLSLSGHPEFEAGNVTTSFIPQHYEQLFPKPSPPSRATLCQAALGLLLRERASTRTFRDQSNDPFSPFASSNGRRVNILYSRNMTLQLGETKVELTVTYNPDGTYSMEIGGEVFQVSGEVETEGQTSFLHCSVNGVKSRPKLVILDNTVHLFSMEGSAEVSIPVPKFLAGVSTGAQGGAVAPMTGTIEKVLVKAGDTVQMGDSLMVMNAMKMEHIIRAPKAGVIKKVFFKDGSQANRHAALVEFEEAAEEE, from the exons atgtcacaggaaggccaaaaagatcatcaaggacaacaaccacccgagccactgcctgttcaccccgctatcatccagaaggcgag GAAATTGATATGGACCAAAGGATTTGTGCGGTTTGCCTCAATTG GGCAAGGCAGGATAGAAAAAGTCCTCATTGCCAACAGAGGAGAAATCGCCTGCCGTGTGATGCGAACAGCAAAGAAGATGGGTGTGCGCTCTGTGGCAGTATACAGTGATGCAGATCGTCATTCCATGCATGTGGCCATG GCAGATGAGGCCTATAACATTGGGCCAGCCGCGTCCCAGCAGAGTTACTTGTCCATGGAGAAAGTCATGGAGGTTGCCAAGAGATCTGGATCGCAT GCTGTCCACCCAGGATATGGCTTCCTGTCAGAGAACACAGAGTTTGCTGAGGCATGCAAACAGGAGGGTATCATCTTTATTGGCCCTCCATCATCTGCTATCAGAGACATGGGTATCAAAAG TACATCAAAATACATAATGTCAGCTGCGGGTGTTCCTATCATCGAGGGTTACCACGGAGAGGACCAATCGGATGAGAAGCTCCAAGCTGAGGCTGTCAGGATAGGCTACCCAGTGATGATAAAGGCTGTGCGTGGCGGGGGTGGTAAA GGAATGCGCATTGCACACACCGCTGAAGACTTCCATGAGCAGCTTGAGTCTGCGAGACGAGAGGCTCGCAAGTCCTTCAATGATGATGTCATGCTAGTGGAGAAATTTGTAGAGGACCCCAG acatgtggaggtccaGGTTTTTGGGGACCAGCATGGAAATGCTGTCTACCTGTTTGAGCGGGATTGCAGCGTGCAGAGAAGGCACCAGAAGATCATTGAGGAAGCACCAGGT CCTGGAATTAGCAAGGACGTGAGGCGGAAACTGGGTGAGGCAGCCGTGAGAGCAGCCAAAGCCGTCAACTATGTGGGAGCAG GCACTGTGGAGTTCATCATGGATGCACAGCACAACTTCTTCTTCATGGAGATGAACACGCGTCTGCAGGTGGAGCACCCTGTGTCTGAGATGATCACTGGTACTGACCTGGTGGAGTGGCAGCTCAGg GTGGCTGCAGGCGAGAGGCTGCCCCTCCTGCAGGAGGAGATAGAACTGATGGGCCATTCGTTTGAGGCCAGGATATACGCTGAGGACCCCAACAACGACTTCCTCCCTGGGGCAGGACCCCTCCTTcatctgtctatacccctggcaGACGAGTGCACACGCATCGAGACAGGCGTCAGGGAAG GAGATGAAGTGTCAGCCCACTACGACCCCATGATCGCTAAACTGGTGGTGTGGGGAGAGGACCGCTCTGCTGCTCTGAGGAAGCTCAGATACTGCTTACGTCAGTACAAC ATTGTAGGCCTCAACACCAATATTGACTTCCTGCTGAGTCTGTCTGGCCACCCAGAGTTTGAGGCAGGGAATGTGACCACCAGCTTCATCCCCCAGCACTATGAGCAGCTGTTCCCCAAGCCCAGCCCTCCCTCCAGGGCAACACTGTGTCAGGCTGCCCTGGGCCTGCTGCTCAGAGAGAGGGCCAGCACTCGAACCTTCAGAGACCAGTCCAACG ATCCCTTCTCTCCTTTTGCCTCCAGTAACGGCAGGAGGGTGAACATCCTATATAGTAGGAATATGACGCTCCAGCTGGGTGAAACTA AAGTGGAATTAACGGTTACATATAATCCAGATGGGACCTACTCTATGGAG ATTGGAGGGGAAGTGTTCCAGGTGTCaggggaggtggagacagagggacagacatcaTTCCTGCACTGCTCTGTGAACGGGGTGAAGTCCCGGCCCAAACTGGTCATCTTGGATAACACAGTACACCTCTTCTCTATG gAGGGTAGTGCGGAGGTGAGCATTCCAGTGCCCAAGTTCCTGGCTGGTGTGAGCACAGGAGCACAGGGAGGAGCTGTGGCACCCATGACTGGGACCATTGAGAAG GTGCTGGTGAAGGCAGGAGACACAGTGCAGATGGGAGACTCCTTGATGGTGATGAATGCCATGAAAATGGAG CACATCATCCGAGCACCCAAAGCTGGAGTCATCAAGAAGGTGTTTTTCAAGGATGGCTCCCAGGCCAACCGACACGCAGCCCTGGTAGAGTTTGAGGAGGCCGCTGAGGAAGAATAA
- the LOC115108456 gene encoding methylcrotonoyl-CoA carboxylase subunit alpha, mitochondrial-like isoform X2: MASVLNVQTLQGLRIFQQKLIWTKGFVRFASIGQGRIEKVLIANRGEIACRVMRTAKKMGVRSVAVYSDADRHSMHVAMADEAYNIGPAASQQSYLSMEKVMEVAKRSGSHAVHPGYGFLSENTEFAEACKQEGIIFIGPPSSAIRDMGIKSTSKYIMSAAGVPIIEGYHGEDQSDEKLQAEAVRIGYPVMIKAVRGGGGKGMRIAHTAEDFHEQLESARREARKSFNDDVMLVEKFVEDPRHVEVQVFGDQHGNAVYLFERDCSVQRRHQKIIEEAPGPGISKDVRRKLGEAAVRAAKAVNYVGAGTVEFIMDAQHNFFFMEMNTRLQVEHPVSEMITGTDLVEWQLRVAAGERLPLLQEEIELMGHSFEARIYAEDPNNDFLPGAGPLLHLSIPLADECTRIETGVREGDEVSAHYDPMIAKLVVWGEDRSAALRKLRYCLRQYNIVGLNTNIDFLLSLSGHPEFEAGNVTTSFIPQHYEQLFPKPSPPSRATLCQAALGLLLRERASTRTFRDQSNDPFSPFASSNGRRVNILYSRNMTLQLGETKVELTVTYNPDGTYSMEIGGEVFQVSGEVETEGQTSFLHCSVNGVKSRPKLVILDNTVHLFSMEGSAEVSIPVPKFLAGVSTGAQGGAVAPMTGTIEKVLVKAGDTVQMGDSLMVMNAMKMEHIIRAPKAGVIKKVFFKDGSQANRHAALVEFEEAAEEE; encoded by the exons ATGGCTTCTGTCCTGAATGTTCAAACCCTACAGGGTTTAAGAATATTTCAACA GAAATTGATATGGACCAAAGGATTTGTGCGGTTTGCCTCAATTG GGCAAGGCAGGATAGAAAAAGTCCTCATTGCCAACAGAGGAGAAATCGCCTGCCGTGTGATGCGAACAGCAAAGAAGATGGGTGTGCGCTCTGTGGCAGTATACAGTGATGCAGATCGTCATTCCATGCATGTGGCCATG GCAGATGAGGCCTATAACATTGGGCCAGCCGCGTCCCAGCAGAGTTACTTGTCCATGGAGAAAGTCATGGAGGTTGCCAAGAGATCTGGATCGCAT GCTGTCCACCCAGGATATGGCTTCCTGTCAGAGAACACAGAGTTTGCTGAGGCATGCAAACAGGAGGGTATCATCTTTATTGGCCCTCCATCATCTGCTATCAGAGACATGGGTATCAAAAG TACATCAAAATACATAATGTCAGCTGCGGGTGTTCCTATCATCGAGGGTTACCACGGAGAGGACCAATCGGATGAGAAGCTCCAAGCTGAGGCTGTCAGGATAGGCTACCCAGTGATGATAAAGGCTGTGCGTGGCGGGGGTGGTAAA GGAATGCGCATTGCACACACCGCTGAAGACTTCCATGAGCAGCTTGAGTCTGCGAGACGAGAGGCTCGCAAGTCCTTCAATGATGATGTCATGCTAGTGGAGAAATTTGTAGAGGACCCCAG acatgtggaggtccaGGTTTTTGGGGACCAGCATGGAAATGCTGTCTACCTGTTTGAGCGGGATTGCAGCGTGCAGAGAAGGCACCAGAAGATCATTGAGGAAGCACCAGGT CCTGGAATTAGCAAGGACGTGAGGCGGAAACTGGGTGAGGCAGCCGTGAGAGCAGCCAAAGCCGTCAACTATGTGGGAGCAG GCACTGTGGAGTTCATCATGGATGCACAGCACAACTTCTTCTTCATGGAGATGAACACGCGTCTGCAGGTGGAGCACCCTGTGTCTGAGATGATCACTGGTACTGACCTGGTGGAGTGGCAGCTCAGg GTGGCTGCAGGCGAGAGGCTGCCCCTCCTGCAGGAGGAGATAGAACTGATGGGCCATTCGTTTGAGGCCAGGATATACGCTGAGGACCCCAACAACGACTTCCTCCCTGGGGCAGGACCCCTCCTTcatctgtctatacccctggcaGACGAGTGCACACGCATCGAGACAGGCGTCAGGGAAG GAGATGAAGTGTCAGCCCACTACGACCCCATGATCGCTAAACTGGTGGTGTGGGGAGAGGACCGCTCTGCTGCTCTGAGGAAGCTCAGATACTGCTTACGTCAGTACAAC ATTGTAGGCCTCAACACCAATATTGACTTCCTGCTGAGTCTGTCTGGCCACCCAGAGTTTGAGGCAGGGAATGTGACCACCAGCTTCATCCCCCAGCACTATGAGCAGCTGTTCCCCAAGCCCAGCCCTCCCTCCAGGGCAACACTGTGTCAGGCTGCCCTGGGCCTGCTGCTCAGAGAGAGGGCCAGCACTCGAACCTTCAGAGACCAGTCCAACG ATCCCTTCTCTCCTTTTGCCTCCAGTAACGGCAGGAGGGTGAACATCCTATATAGTAGGAATATGACGCTCCAGCTGGGTGAAACTA AAGTGGAATTAACGGTTACATATAATCCAGATGGGACCTACTCTATGGAG ATTGGAGGGGAAGTGTTCCAGGTGTCaggggaggtggagacagagggacagacatcaTTCCTGCACTGCTCTGTGAACGGGGTGAAGTCCCGGCCCAAACTGGTCATCTTGGATAACACAGTACACCTCTTCTCTATG gAGGGTAGTGCGGAGGTGAGCATTCCAGTGCCCAAGTTCCTGGCTGGTGTGAGCACAGGAGCACAGGGAGGAGCTGTGGCACCCATGACTGGGACCATTGAGAAG GTGCTGGTGAAGGCAGGAGACACAGTGCAGATGGGAGACTCCTTGATGGTGATGAATGCCATGAAAATGGAG CACATCATCCGAGCACCCAAAGCTGGAGTCATCAAGAAGGTGTTTTTCAAGGATGGCTCCCAGGCCAACCGACACGCAGCCCTGGTAGAGTTTGAGGAGGCCGCTGAGGAAGAATAA
- the LOC115108456 gene encoding methylcrotonoyl-CoA carboxylase subunit alpha, mitochondrial-like isoform X3 — protein MRTAKKMGVRSVAVYSDADRHSMHVAMADEAYNIGPAASQQSYLSMEKVMEVAKRSGSHAVHPGYGFLSENTEFAEACKQEGIIFIGPPSSAIRDMGIKSTSKYIMSAAGVPIIEGYHGEDQSDEKLQAEAVRIGYPVMIKAVRGGGGKGMRIAHTAEDFHEQLESARREARKSFNDDVMLVEKFVEDPRHVEVQVFGDQHGNAVYLFERDCSVQRRHQKIIEEAPGPGISKDVRRKLGEAAVRAAKAVNYVGAGTVEFIMDAQHNFFFMEMNTRLQVEHPVSEMITGTDLVEWQLRVAAGERLPLLQEEIELMGHSFEARIYAEDPNNDFLPGAGPLLHLSIPLADECTRIETGVREGDEVSAHYDPMIAKLVVWGEDRSAALRKLRYCLRQYNIVGLNTNIDFLLSLSGHPEFEAGNVTTSFIPQHYEQLFPKPSPPSRATLCQAALGLLLRERASTRTFRDQSNDPFSPFASSNGRRVNILYSRNMTLQLGETKVELTVTYNPDGTYSMEIGGEVFQVSGEVETEGQTSFLHCSVNGVKSRPKLVILDNTVHLFSMEGSAEVSIPVPKFLAGVSTGAQGGAVAPMTGTIEKVLVKAGDTVQMGDSLMVMNAMKMEHIIRAPKAGVIKKVFFKDGSQANRHAALVEFEEAAEEE, from the exons ATGCGAACAGCAAAGAAGATGGGTGTGCGCTCTGTGGCAGTATACAGTGATGCAGATCGTCATTCCATGCATGTGGCCATG GCAGATGAGGCCTATAACATTGGGCCAGCCGCGTCCCAGCAGAGTTACTTGTCCATGGAGAAAGTCATGGAGGTTGCCAAGAGATCTGGATCGCAT GCTGTCCACCCAGGATATGGCTTCCTGTCAGAGAACACAGAGTTTGCTGAGGCATGCAAACAGGAGGGTATCATCTTTATTGGCCCTCCATCATCTGCTATCAGAGACATGGGTATCAAAAG TACATCAAAATACATAATGTCAGCTGCGGGTGTTCCTATCATCGAGGGTTACCACGGAGAGGACCAATCGGATGAGAAGCTCCAAGCTGAGGCTGTCAGGATAGGCTACCCAGTGATGATAAAGGCTGTGCGTGGCGGGGGTGGTAAA GGAATGCGCATTGCACACACCGCTGAAGACTTCCATGAGCAGCTTGAGTCTGCGAGACGAGAGGCTCGCAAGTCCTTCAATGATGATGTCATGCTAGTGGAGAAATTTGTAGAGGACCCCAG acatgtggaggtccaGGTTTTTGGGGACCAGCATGGAAATGCTGTCTACCTGTTTGAGCGGGATTGCAGCGTGCAGAGAAGGCACCAGAAGATCATTGAGGAAGCACCAGGT CCTGGAATTAGCAAGGACGTGAGGCGGAAACTGGGTGAGGCAGCCGTGAGAGCAGCCAAAGCCGTCAACTATGTGGGAGCAG GCACTGTGGAGTTCATCATGGATGCACAGCACAACTTCTTCTTCATGGAGATGAACACGCGTCTGCAGGTGGAGCACCCTGTGTCTGAGATGATCACTGGTACTGACCTGGTGGAGTGGCAGCTCAGg GTGGCTGCAGGCGAGAGGCTGCCCCTCCTGCAGGAGGAGATAGAACTGATGGGCCATTCGTTTGAGGCCAGGATATACGCTGAGGACCCCAACAACGACTTCCTCCCTGGGGCAGGACCCCTCCTTcatctgtctatacccctggcaGACGAGTGCACACGCATCGAGACAGGCGTCAGGGAAG GAGATGAAGTGTCAGCCCACTACGACCCCATGATCGCTAAACTGGTGGTGTGGGGAGAGGACCGCTCTGCTGCTCTGAGGAAGCTCAGATACTGCTTACGTCAGTACAAC ATTGTAGGCCTCAACACCAATATTGACTTCCTGCTGAGTCTGTCTGGCCACCCAGAGTTTGAGGCAGGGAATGTGACCACCAGCTTCATCCCCCAGCACTATGAGCAGCTGTTCCCCAAGCCCAGCCCTCCCTCCAGGGCAACACTGTGTCAGGCTGCCCTGGGCCTGCTGCTCAGAGAGAGGGCCAGCACTCGAACCTTCAGAGACCAGTCCAACG ATCCCTTCTCTCCTTTTGCCTCCAGTAACGGCAGGAGGGTGAACATCCTATATAGTAGGAATATGACGCTCCAGCTGGGTGAAACTA AAGTGGAATTAACGGTTACATATAATCCAGATGGGACCTACTCTATGGAG ATTGGAGGGGAAGTGTTCCAGGTGTCaggggaggtggagacagagggacagacatcaTTCCTGCACTGCTCTGTGAACGGGGTGAAGTCCCGGCCCAAACTGGTCATCTTGGATAACACAGTACACCTCTTCTCTATG gAGGGTAGTGCGGAGGTGAGCATTCCAGTGCCCAAGTTCCTGGCTGGTGTGAGCACAGGAGCACAGGGAGGAGCTGTGGCACCCATGACTGGGACCATTGAGAAG GTGCTGGTGAAGGCAGGAGACACAGTGCAGATGGGAGACTCCTTGATGGTGATGAATGCCATGAAAATGGAG CACATCATCCGAGCACCCAAAGCTGGAGTCATCAAGAAGGTGTTTTTCAAGGATGGCTCCCAGGCCAACCGACACGCAGCCCTGGTAGAGTTTGAGGAGGCCGCTGAGGAAGAATAA